From Lysobacter silvisoli, the proteins below share one genomic window:
- the mltG gene encoding endolytic transglycosylase MltG, whose translation MSRKTKRRFGGFLLLLLLAAAIAGGWAWQRYNRFADAPLAGLQPGTSLVVERGDSLPAVLRKLRAAGVRGGQTLEWRALAKQLGAAGRLQVGEYALLPNTTPRELLTAMRDGKVVSHRFTLIEGWNLRDLRAALKRTEGLKQEAAQLDDAALMKALDRPGQHPEGRFLPETYLYTGGDSDLDVLRRAMTAMDKALAAAWEGRDKDSVLKSPAEMLILASIVEKETGIADERPQIAGLFERRLKQGMKLETDPTVIYGLGAAYDGNIRKRDLQTDTPYNTYTRAGLPPTPIAMPGAGALKAVANPAPGDALFFVAAGDGSGRSLFAATYAQHQANVRLYLQRYRQQRRNDQPEEGKAVLEEAQEQGQAPAAPAAEAAGR comes from the coding sequence GTGAGTCGCAAAACCAAGCGCCGTTTCGGCGGATTCCTGTTGCTGCTGCTGTTGGCCGCCGCGATCGCGGGCGGCTGGGCCTGGCAGCGCTACAACCGCTTCGCCGATGCGCCGCTGGCCGGCCTGCAACCGGGCACCAGCCTGGTGGTCGAGCGCGGCGACTCGCTGCCCGCGGTGCTGCGCAAGCTGCGCGCCGCCGGCGTGCGGGGAGGGCAGACCTTGGAATGGCGCGCGCTGGCCAAGCAACTCGGCGCGGCCGGCCGCCTGCAGGTCGGCGAGTACGCCTTGCTGCCCAACACCACACCGCGCGAACTGCTGACCGCGATGCGCGACGGCAAGGTCGTCAGCCACCGCTTCACCCTGATCGAAGGCTGGAACCTGCGCGATCTGCGCGCCGCGCTCAAGCGCACCGAAGGCTTGAAGCAGGAAGCCGCGCAACTGGACGACGCGGCGCTGATGAAGGCGCTGGACCGCCCCGGCCAGCATCCGGAAGGCCGCTTCCTGCCCGAAACCTACCTCTACACCGGCGGCGACAGCGACCTGGACGTGCTCAGGCGCGCGATGACGGCCATGGACAAGGCCCTGGCCGCGGCCTGGGAGGGCCGCGACAAGGACAGCGTGCTCAAGTCGCCGGCCGAGATGCTGATCCTGGCCTCGATCGTGGAGAAGGAAACCGGCATCGCCGACGAACGCCCGCAGATCGCCGGCTTGTTCGAGCGCCGGCTTAAGCAGGGCATGAAGCTGGAGACCGACCCCACCGTGATCTACGGGCTGGGCGCGGCCTACGACGGCAACATCCGCAAGCGCGACTTGCAGACCGACACGCCCTACAACACCTACACCCGCGCCGGCCTGCCGCCGACGCCGATCGCCATGCCTGGCGCCGGCGCGCTCAAGGCGGTGGCCAACCCCGCGCCCGGCGACGCGCTGTTCTTCGTCGCCGCCGGCGACGGCAGCGGCCGCAGCCTGTTCGCCGCCACCTACGCGCAGCACCAGGCCAACGTGCGCCTGTACCTGCAGCGCTACCGCCAGCAGCGCCGCAACGACCAGCCCGAAGAGGGCAAGGCGGTGCTGGAAGAGGCGCAGGAACAAGGTCAGGCGCCGGCCGCGCCCGCCGCCGAGGCCGCCGGCCGATGA
- a CDS encoding PilZ domain-containing protein, whose protein sequence is MSGATGAGAARQGILSLAVKDKAALYGAYMPFLKTGGIFVATPKRYFLGDEVFLLLTLPESSERLPVAGKVVWVTPTGAQGNRPAGIGVQFADSAEGEAVKGKIEALLAGTLTADRATHTM, encoded by the coding sequence ATGAGCGGAGCGACCGGAGCGGGCGCGGCCAGACAGGGCATCCTGTCGCTGGCGGTGAAGGACAAGGCGGCGCTGTACGGCGCCTACATGCCGTTCCTCAAGACCGGCGGCATCTTCGTCGCCACGCCCAAGCGGTATTTCCTCGGCGACGAGGTGTTCCTGCTGTTGACCCTGCCCGAATCCAGCGAGCGACTGCCGGTGGCCGGCAAGGTGGTGTGGGTCACGCCCACGGGCGCGCAGGGCAACCGTCCCGCGGGCATCGGCGTGCAGTTCGCGGATTCGGCCGAAGGCGAAGCGGTCAAGGGCAAGATCGAGGCCCTGCTGGCCGGCACCCTCACCGCCGACCGCGCTACGCACACGATGTAA
- a CDS encoding beta-ketoacyl-ACP synthase III translates to MTEQRKQDRIFSRIAGTGSYLPEKVLTNEDLSKIVDTSDEWIAARTGIRERHVAAEGETTVDLAYHASLRAMEAAGVTADQIDLIVMGTTTPDLIFPSSACLLQHRLGANGCPAFDVNAACSGFVYALTVADKFILSGAAKTVLVVGSETLTRMIDWTDRGTCVLFGDGAGAVVLKADSETGILSTHLHADGGKKELLWNPVGVSVGFKPELENAGVKVLMTGNEVFKHAVKALDSLVDETLAANDLDRHDIDWLIPHQANLRIIEATAKRLDMPMERVIVTVDRHGNTSSGSVPLALDEAVRSGRVRRGQLLLLEAFGGGFTWGSALIRY, encoded by the coding sequence ATGACTGAGCAACGCAAGCAAGACAGGATCTTTTCCCGCATCGCGGGCACCGGCAGCTACCTGCCGGAAAAGGTCCTGACCAACGAAGACCTGTCCAAGATCGTCGATACCAGCGACGAATGGATCGCGGCCCGCACCGGCATCCGCGAGCGTCATGTCGCCGCCGAAGGCGAAACCACCGTCGACCTGGCCTACCACGCCTCGCTGCGTGCGATGGAAGCCGCCGGCGTGACCGCCGACCAGATCGACCTGATCGTGATGGGCACCACCACGCCCGACCTGATCTTCCCGTCCAGCGCCTGCCTGCTGCAGCACCGCCTGGGCGCCAACGGCTGCCCCGCCTTCGACGTCAACGCCGCCTGCTCGGGCTTCGTTTACGCGCTGACCGTGGCCGACAAGTTCATCCTGTCCGGCGCGGCCAAGACTGTGCTGGTGGTGGGCTCGGAAACCCTGACCCGCATGATCGACTGGACCGACCGCGGCACCTGCGTGCTGTTCGGCGACGGCGCCGGCGCGGTCGTGCTCAAGGCCGACAGCGAGACCGGCATCCTCAGCACCCACCTGCACGCCGACGGCGGCAAGAAGGAACTGCTGTGGAACCCGGTGGGCGTGTCGGTCGGCTTCAAGCCGGAGCTGGAGAACGCCGGCGTGAAGGTGCTGATGACCGGCAACGAGGTGTTCAAGCACGCGGTGAAGGCGCTGGACAGCCTGGTCGACGAGACCCTGGCCGCCAACGACCTGGACCGCCACGACATCGACTGGCTGATTCCGCACCAGGCCAACCTGCGCATCATCGAAGCCACGGCCAAGCGCCTGGACATGCCGATGGAGCGCGTGATCGTGACCGTCGACCGCCACGGCAACACCTCGTCGGGCTCGGTGCCGCTGGCGCTGGACGAAGCGGTGCGCTCGGGCCGCGTGCGGCGCGGCCAGCTGCTGCTGCTGGAAGCTTTCGGCGGCGGTTTCACCTGGGGCTCGGCGCTGATCCGCTACTGA
- a CDS encoding YceD family protein: protein MSADVPAGRVPEVLDAWRLVAARRGVAGRVPLASLTRLQGSLLDTEGDVTFSLDFGSDELQVPYVELKAEAELPLLCQRSLERFLLPVRIVQRLGLIRDEADEAALPPGYEPLLMPEDGMLRTVELVEDELILAVPVVPMAPGSEAVEQEWAAPAAEQERANPFAALSALKNKSN from the coding sequence ATGTCAGCGGACGTGCCAGCGGGGCGGGTGCCCGAGGTTCTCGATGCCTGGCGCCTGGTGGCCGCAAGGCGCGGCGTCGCAGGGCGCGTGCCGCTGGCGTCGCTGACCCGGCTGCAGGGCAGCCTGCTCGATACCGAGGGTGACGTGACGTTCTCGCTGGATTTCGGCAGCGACGAACTGCAGGTGCCCTACGTCGAGCTCAAGGCCGAAGCCGAGCTGCCGCTGCTGTGTCAGCGCAGCCTGGAACGCTTCCTGCTGCCGGTGCGCATCGTGCAGCGTCTGGGCTTGATCCGCGATGAGGCGGACGAGGCCGCGCTGCCGCCGGGCTACGAGCCGTTGCTGATGCCGGAAGACGGCATGCTGCGGACCGTGGAACTGGTCGAGGACGAATTGATCCTCGCCGTACCGGTGGTGCCGATGGCACCGGGTTCGGAGGCGGTGGAGCAGGAATGGGCGGCCCCCGCGGCCGAACAGGAACGCGCCAACCCTTTCGCGGCCTTGTCGGCGCTGAAGAACAAATCGAATTGA
- the fabF gene encoding beta-ketoacyl-ACP synthase II, with translation MSNRSFNRRVVVTGLGLVSPLGNDVASSWDGIVNGRSGIGPITHFDPALFTTRIAGEVRDFDITRWVTPKDAKKMEEFIHYGVAASLMAMEDAGIVVDDSNAERIGALIGSGIGGLLGIEEQTIKYHEGGPRKISPFYVPSTIINMLPGQVSLLTGIKGPNFSAVSACATSNHSIGMAMRMIQYGDADVMIAGGAERGSSPTSVGGFCSMKAMSTRNDDPTRASRPWDKERDGFVLGDGAGILVLEEYERAKARGARIYCELVGFGASSDAFHMTAPSENGEGPARCMVAALADAGVNADQVGYLNAHGTSTPLGDLAETLAIKRALGDHAYKTMVSSTKSMTGHLLGAAGGAEAIFSVLALHHGIIPPTVNLDEPGEGCDLDYVPNTARQQQVEVTVSNGFGFGGTNGTLVFKRI, from the coding sequence ATGTCCAACCGCTCCTTCAACCGCCGCGTGGTCGTCACCGGCCTGGGCCTGGTCTCTCCGCTGGGCAACGACGTCGCCAGCAGCTGGGACGGCATCGTCAACGGCCGTTCGGGCATCGGCCCGATCACCCACTTCGATCCCGCGCTGTTCACCACCCGCATCGCCGGCGAAGTGCGCGACTTCGATATCACCCGCTGGGTGACCCCGAAGGACGCCAAGAAGATGGAGGAGTTCATCCATTACGGCGTGGCCGCGTCGCTGATGGCCATGGAGGACGCCGGCATCGTCGTCGACGACTCCAACGCCGAGCGCATCGGTGCGCTGATCGGCTCGGGCATCGGCGGCCTGCTGGGCATCGAGGAACAGACCATCAAGTACCACGAGGGCGGCCCGCGCAAGATTTCGCCGTTCTACGTTCCCAGCACCATCATCAACATGCTGCCCGGCCAGGTCTCGCTGTTGACCGGCATCAAGGGCCCCAATTTCTCCGCCGTCTCGGCCTGCGCCACGTCCAACCATTCCATCGGCATGGCCATGCGCATGATCCAGTACGGCGACGCCGACGTGATGATCGCCGGCGGCGCCGAGCGCGGCTCCTCGCCGACCTCGGTGGGCGGCTTCTGCTCGATGAAGGCCATGTCCACGCGCAACGACGATCCCACCCGCGCCTCGCGGCCCTGGGACAAGGAACGCGACGGCTTCGTGCTCGGCGACGGCGCCGGCATCCTGGTGCTGGAAGAGTACGAGCGCGCCAAGGCGCGCGGCGCCCGCATCTATTGCGAACTGGTCGGTTTCGGCGCCAGTTCCGACGCCTTCCACATGACCGCGCCCAGCGAAAACGGCGAAGGCCCGGCGCGCTGCATGGTCGCGGCGCTCGCCGACGCCGGCGTCAACGCCGACCAGGTCGGCTACCTCAACGCGCACGGCACCTCCACGCCGCTGGGCGACCTGGCCGAGACCCTGGCGATCAAGCGCGCGCTGGGCGATCACGCCTACAAGACCATGGTCAGCTCGACCAAGTCGATGACCGGCCACTTGCTGGGTGCGGCCGGCGGCGCCGAGGCGATCTTCTCGGTGCTGGCGCTGCACCACGGCATCATCCCGCCGACCGTGAACCTGGACGAGCCGGGCGAAGGTTGCGACCTGGATTACGTGCCCAACACCGCGCGTCAGCAGCAGGTCGAGGTGACGGTGTCCAACGGCTTCGGCTTCGGCGGCACCAACGGCACCCTGGTGTTCAAGCGCATCTGA
- the fabG gene encoding 3-oxoacyl-ACP reductase FabG gives MSTGPLAGEIALVTGASRGIGAAIADELAAQGATVIGTATSDAGAAAIGERLAAHGGHGRTLDVADPASIEAVLDGIAKDIGAISILVNNAGITRDNLLMRMKDEDWQAILDTNLSSVYRTSKAVMRTMMKARKGRIINIASVVGVTGNAGQANYAAAKAGVIAFSKSLAKEIGSRGVTVNVVAPGFIDTDMTRSLPEDAKNALFGQIALGRFGEPADIARAVAFLAGPSAAYITGETLHVNGGMYMP, from the coding sequence ATGAGCACTGGACCCCTCGCGGGCGAAATCGCCCTGGTCACCGGCGCCAGCCGCGGCATCGGCGCGGCCATCGCCGACGAACTGGCCGCGCAGGGCGCGACCGTGATCGGCACCGCCACCAGCGACGCCGGCGCCGCCGCCATCGGCGAGCGCCTGGCCGCGCACGGCGGCCACGGCCGCACCCTGGATGTGGCCGACCCGGCCTCGATCGAGGCGGTGCTCGACGGCATCGCCAAGGACATCGGCGCGATCTCGATCCTGGTCAACAACGCCGGCATCACCCGCGACAACCTGCTGATGCGGATGAAGGACGAGGACTGGCAGGCCATCCTCGACACCAACCTCAGCAGCGTCTACCGCACCAGCAAGGCGGTGATGCGCACGATGATGAAGGCGCGCAAGGGCCGCATCATCAATATCGCCTCGGTGGTGGGCGTGACCGGCAACGCCGGCCAGGCCAACTACGCCGCGGCCAAGGCCGGCGTGATCGCCTTCAGCAAGTCGCTGGCCAAGGAGATCGGCAGCCGCGGCGTGACCGTCAACGTGGTCGCGCCGGGCTTCATCGACACCGACATGACCCGCTCGCTGCCCGAGGACGCCAAGAACGCCCTGTTTGGCCAGATCGCGCTGGGCCGTTTCGGCGAACCGGCCGACATCGCCCGCGCGGTGGCGTTCCTGGCCGGCCCGTCGGCGGCCTACATCACCGGCGAGACCCTGCACGTCAACGGCGGCATGTACATGCCCTAA
- the pabC gene encoding aminodeoxychorismate lyase, whose translation MRLRVYVGEREADGVPPNDRGMAYGDGLFETLRAHRGELPWWDAHWARLQRGAARLRLPLPAQAQAHAQARELLAGEDAVLKLLVSRGAGGRGYAPPAQAVPTWQLSVHALPPASAAGLNLRWCQTRLAAPSALAGLKHCNRLEQVLARGEWNEAGIDEGLMRDGDGWVVSATAANVFVLRDDRWLTPDISRCGVAGVCRGWLLQTLGEQAGETSTLSQHQLETADAVFLCNAVRGILPVARLGERVWRPHPAVAGLQRRLAAAHPAFAAAAPAGPEVS comes from the coding sequence ATGAGGCTGCGCGTCTACGTCGGCGAGCGCGAGGCCGACGGCGTGCCGCCGAACGACCGCGGCATGGCTTACGGCGACGGCCTGTTCGAAACCCTGCGCGCGCACCGCGGCGAGTTGCCGTGGTGGGACGCGCATTGGGCGCGCCTGCAACGCGGCGCCGCACGCCTGCGTTTGCCCTTGCCGGCGCAAGCGCAGGCGCACGCCCAGGCGCGCGAGCTGCTCGCTGGCGAAGACGCGGTCCTCAAGCTGCTGGTCAGCCGCGGCGCGGGCGGCCGCGGCTATGCGCCGCCGGCGCAGGCCGTGCCGACCTGGCAGCTGTCGGTGCACGCCTTGCCGCCCGCGTCGGCCGCGGGACTGAACCTGCGCTGGTGCCAGACCCGCCTGGCCGCGCCCTCGGCGCTGGCCGGGCTCAAGCATTGCAACCGGCTCGAGCAGGTACTGGCGCGCGGCGAGTGGAACGAGGCCGGGATCGACGAGGGCCTGATGCGCGACGGCGACGGCTGGGTGGTCAGCGCCACCGCGGCCAACGTGTTCGTGCTGCGCGATGACCGCTGGCTGACCCCGGACATCTCGCGTTGCGGCGTGGCCGGCGTGTGCCGCGGCTGGCTGCTGCAGACCCTGGGCGAGCAGGCCGGCGAAACCTCGACCCTGTCGCAACACCAGCTCGAAACCGCCGACGCGGTTTTCCTGTGCAATGCGGTGCGCGGTATCCTGCCGGTCGCCCGGCTGGGCGAGCGCGTCTGGCGGCCGCATCCGGCGGTGGCCGGACTGCAGCGCCGCCTGGCCGCAGCCCATCCCGCATTCGCAGCTGCGGCCCCGGCGGGCCCGGAGGTGTCGTGA
- a CDS encoding DNA polymerase III subunit delta', producing the protein MSAPAFAPWQRRIYAQATAALDAGRLGHGLLFCGPAQLGKRAVAERLAQRLLCRERDAQGEPCGRCRGCLLLAAGTHPDFQTVSFILNKEGTRLRTEIVIEQIRNLSERLALTPQYGGAQVAILDPADAINHAACNALLKTLEEPVPGRYLWLVSAHPLRLPATIRSRCQRLEFRLPPADEALAWLQSQGHAANAAREALDAARGHPGLAHEWLQGEGLKLRRDVGADLAKLARGDASALEVAQRWVGDEHAELRLRHAADLVLAEASGLTDPVRTRSLAAWFDRANRTRELLRTTVRADLAVVELLMAWRPDGARAAGGSRA; encoded by the coding sequence ATGAGCGCGCCCGCGTTCGCGCCCTGGCAACGCCGTATCTACGCGCAGGCCACCGCCGCGCTGGATGCCGGACGCCTGGGCCACGGCTTGTTGTTCTGCGGCCCGGCGCAGCTGGGCAAGCGCGCGGTCGCCGAACGTCTGGCCCAGCGCCTGCTGTGCCGCGAGCGCGACGCGCAAGGCGAACCCTGCGGCCGTTGCCGCGGCTGCCTGCTGCTGGCCGCGGGCACGCATCCGGATTTCCAGACCGTGTCCTTCATTTTGAACAAGGAAGGCACGCGGCTGCGCACCGAGATCGTGATCGAACAGATCCGCAACCTGTCCGAGCGCCTGGCGCTGACGCCGCAGTACGGCGGCGCCCAGGTCGCGATCCTGGACCCGGCCGACGCGATCAATCACGCCGCCTGCAACGCGCTGCTCAAGACTCTGGAAGAACCGGTGCCCGGCCGCTACCTGTGGCTGGTCAGCGCGCATCCGCTGCGCTTGCCGGCGACCATCCGCAGCCGCTGCCAGCGCCTGGAATTCCGCCTGCCGCCGGCGGACGAAGCGCTGGCCTGGCTGCAATCGCAAGGCCACGCCGCGAACGCCGCGCGCGAGGCGCTGGACGCCGCGCGCGGCCACCCGGGCCTGGCCCACGAGTGGCTGCAGGGCGAGGGTTTGAAACTGCGCCGCGACGTAGGCGCCGATCTGGCCAAGCTCGCGCGCGGCGATGCATCGGCCTTGGAGGTCGCGCAGCGCTGGGTCGGCGACGAACATGCCGAACTGCGACTGCGGCATGCCGCCGACCTGGTCCTGGCCGAGGCTTCCGGCTTGACCGACCCGGTGCGAACGCGCAGTCTGGCCGCGTGGTTCGATCGCGCCAACCGCACCCGCGAACTGTTGCGCACCACGGTGCGCGCGGACTTGGCGGTCGTTGAATTGTTGATGGCCTGGCGCCCCGATGGCGCGCGGGCCGCAGGAGGAAGCAGGGCATGA
- the tmk gene encoding dTMP kinase, which yields MSLQVQPRLITLEGGEGAGKSTVLAALREALAATGAEVLCTREPGGTPLAEQIRGLLLDTHHEPATPEAELLLVFAGRAQHVSETVLPALRRGAWVVSDRFTDASYAYQGEGRGLDPEFIAELERRVVGIEPALTLLLDVPVAIGLQRARGRGAADRIEAEREDFFERVRAGYRARAQSQPQRFHVIDASQPADVVAAEAVARVRRLLEAGA from the coding sequence ATGAGCCTGCAGGTCCAGCCGCGCCTGATCACGCTGGAAGGCGGCGAGGGCGCCGGCAAGTCCACCGTGCTGGCGGCGCTGCGCGAGGCGCTGGCCGCCACCGGCGCCGAAGTGCTGTGCACGCGCGAGCCCGGCGGCACGCCGCTGGCCGAGCAGATCCGCGGCTTGCTGCTGGACACCCACCACGAGCCGGCCACGCCCGAAGCCGAATTGCTGCTGGTGTTCGCCGGCCGCGCCCAGCACGTAAGCGAGACCGTGCTGCCGGCGCTGCGGCGCGGCGCCTGGGTGGTCAGCGACCGCTTCACCGACGCCAGCTACGCCTACCAGGGCGAAGGCCGCGGCCTGGACCCCGAGTTCATCGCCGAACTCGAGCGCCGCGTGGTCGGCATCGAACCGGCGCTGACCCTGCTGCTGGACGTGCCGGTGGCGATCGGCCTGCAGCGCGCGCGCGGCCGCGGCGCCGCCGACCGCATCGAGGCCGAGCGCGAGGATTTCTTCGAGCGCGTGCGCGCCGGCTACCGTGCGCGCGCGCAATCGCAGCCGCAGCGTTTCCACGTGATCGATGCCAGCCAGCCCGCGGACGTTGTCGCCGCCGAAGCGGTGGCGCGCGTGCGGCGCCTGCTAGAGGCCGGCGCATGA
- the rpmF gene encoding 50S ribosomal protein L32, with protein sequence MAVQKSRVSPSRRGQRRSHDALTSKQLATDPTTGETHLRHHVTADGYYRGKKVINTQSKVVDEE encoded by the coding sequence ATGGCTGTCCAGAAGTCCCGCGTTTCCCCGTCCCGCCGCGGCCAGCGCCGCTCGCACGACGCCCTGACCAGCAAGCAGCTGGCCACCGATCCGACCACCGGCGAGACCCACCTGCGCCACCACGTCACCGCCGACGGTTACTACCGCGGCAAGAAGGTGATCAACACCCAGTCCAAGGTCGTCGACGAAGAGTAA
- the acpP gene encoding acyl carrier protein: MSSIEERVKKIVVEQLGVKEEEVTNNASFVDDLGADSLDTVELVMALEEEFECEIPDEEAEKITSVQQAIDYVKAHVKS; this comes from the coding sequence ATGAGCAGCATCGAAGAACGCGTCAAGAAGATCGTGGTCGAACAGCTTGGCGTTAAGGAAGAAGAAGTCACCAACAACGCTTCGTTCGTCGACGACCTCGGCGCGGATTCGCTCGACACCGTCGAGCTGGTGATGGCGCTCGAAGAAGAATTCGAGTGCGAGATCCCGGACGAAGAGGCCGAGAAGATCACCTCGGTGCAGCAGGCCATCGACTACGTCAAGGCGCACGTCAAGTCGTAA
- a CDS encoding aminodeoxychorismate synthase component I, whose amino-acid sequence MLLTRALPAAPDLLSLQRLAPERYPMLLESSADGTAQGRWDLLLAAQGPSLRLDADGRVRDQDGGVCAGDFLSELDARWQAARVPSDEPRWPFRGGWALLLGYELAAQVEPVLRQPAAPGGLPVALALRCPGAVLRDRTSGECIALAETGHEALLEAILADSARAAALAPLPVWQPPSALEEDEPQRYTDGVARVLDYLRAGDVFQVNLSRGWRARCAAPLAPAALFQRLRQHNPAPFAGLFAGAHWAVVSASPERLVSVRGDVVETRPIAGTRARVAGDDDSARIRELVGHPKERAEHVMLIDLERNDLGRVCTAGSVEVDELMTVESYAHVHHIVSNVRGRLRSQATPGEVIRAVFPGGTITGCPKVRCMQIIAELEGQGRGVYTGAMGWLNRDGDLDLNILIRSAEVEDDADGGSVLRFRTGAGIVADSDPQRELDETRAKARGMLRALGLAG is encoded by the coding sequence ATGCTGCTGACCCGCGCGCTGCCCGCCGCCCCCGACCTGCTGTCGCTGCAGCGGCTGGCGCCGGAACGCTACCCCATGCTGCTGGAGTCCAGCGCCGACGGCACCGCCCAGGGCCGCTGGGACCTGCTGCTGGCCGCGCAGGGGCCGTCACTGCGCCTGGACGCCGACGGCCGCGTGCGCGATCAGGACGGCGGCGTCTGCGCCGGCGATTTCCTCAGCGAACTGGATGCGCGCTGGCAAGCGGCGCGCGTGCCGAGCGACGAGCCGCGCTGGCCGTTCCGTGGCGGCTGGGCGCTGCTGCTGGGTTACGAACTGGCCGCACAGGTCGAACCGGTGCTGCGGCAGCCGGCCGCGCCCGGCGGTCTGCCGGTGGCGCTGGCGCTGCGTTGCCCGGGCGCGGTGCTGCGCGACCGCACCAGCGGCGAATGCATCGCCCTGGCCGAGACCGGGCACGAGGCGCTGCTGGAGGCGATCCTGGCCGACAGCGCGCGCGCCGCGGCGCTGGCGCCGCTGCCGGTCTGGCAGCCGCCCTCGGCGCTGGAAGAAGACGAGCCGCAGCGCTACACCGACGGCGTCGCCCGGGTGCTGGACTATCTGCGCGCCGGCGACGTGTTCCAGGTCAACCTCTCGCGCGGCTGGCGCGCGCGCTGTGCCGCGCCGCTGGCGCCGGCGGCGTTGTTCCAGCGCCTGCGCCAGCACAACCCCGCGCCGTTCGCCGGCCTGTTCGCCGGTGCCCACTGGGCCGTGGTCAGCGCTTCGCCCGAGCGCCTGGTGTCGGTGCGCGGCGACGTGGTCGAAACCCGGCCCATCGCCGGCACCCGCGCGCGCGTGGCCGGCGACGACGACAGCGCACGCATCCGCGAACTGGTGGGCCACCCCAAGGAACGCGCCGAGCACGTGATGCTGATCGACCTGGAGCGCAACGACCTGGGCCGCGTGTGCACCGCCGGCAGCGTCGAGGTCGACGAGCTGATGACGGTGGAGAGCTATGCCCACGTCCACCACATCGTCAGCAACGTGCGCGGGCGCCTGCGCAGCCAGGCCACGCCGGGCGAGGTGATCCGCGCGGTGTTCCCCGGCGGCACCATCACCGGTTGCCCCAAGGTGCGCTGCATGCAGATCATCGCCGAGCTGGAAGGGCAGGGCCGCGGCGTCTACACCGGCGCCATGGGCTGGCTCAACCGCGACGGCGACCTGGATCTCAACATCCTGATCCGCAGCGCCGAGGTCGAAGACGATGCCGACGGCGGCAGCGTGCTGCGCTTCCGTACCGGCGCCGGCATCGTCGCCGACTCCGATCCGCAGCGCGAACTCGACGAGACCCGCGCCAAGGCGCGCGGCATGCTGCGCGCGCTGGGGCTGGCCGGATGA
- the fabD gene encoding ACP S-malonyltransferase, translating into MSQTSLAFVFPGQGSQSLGMLAELAELHPSVRETFAEASDGAGVDLWALSQGGPEDMLNRTEYTQPALLAAGVAVWRLWQSRGGARAAVLAGHSLGEYTALVAAQALSLKDAAHLVRLRGQFMQDAVPAGSGAMAAVLGAEDALVEDVCAAVSGKEVVVPANYNSPGQIVIGGHAGAVDAALTQLAERGVRKAVKLAVSVPSHTPLMRDAANRLAEAMAGLAWQAPALPVVQNVDAQAHDQVEAIRDALVRQLYLPVQWTGCVQALAARGVTRVGECGPGKVLAGLVKRIDKSLDARPLGGVGDFDAALADWA; encoded by the coding sequence ATGAGCCAAACCTCTCTCGCCTTCGTGTTCCCCGGACAGGGCTCGCAATCGCTGGGCATGCTGGCCGAGTTGGCCGAGCTGCACCCGTCGGTGCGCGAGACCTTCGCCGAAGCCAGCGACGGCGCCGGCGTGGACCTGTGGGCGCTGAGCCAGGGCGGCCCCGAGGACATGCTCAACCGCACCGAATACACCCAGCCGGCGCTGCTGGCCGCGGGCGTGGCGGTGTGGCGCCTGTGGCAGTCGCGCGGCGGCGCGCGTGCGGCCGTGCTGGCCGGCCACAGCCTGGGCGAGTACACCGCCCTGGTCGCGGCGCAGGCCTTGTCGCTGAAGGACGCCGCGCATCTGGTGCGCCTGCGCGGTCAGTTCATGCAGGACGCCGTGCCCGCGGGCAGCGGCGCCATGGCGGCCGTGCTCGGCGCCGAAGACGCGCTGGTCGAGGACGTCTGCGCCGCGGTCTCCGGCAAGGAAGTCGTGGTGCCGGCCAACTACAACTCGCCGGGCCAGATCGTGATCGGCGGTCACGCCGGCGCGGTCGATGCCGCGCTGACCCAGCTGGCCGAGCGCGGCGTGCGCAAGGCGGTCAAGCTGGCCGTGAGCGTGCCCTCGCACACCCCGCTGATGCGCGATGCCGCCAACCGTCTGGCCGAAGCCATGGCCGGTCTGGCCTGGCAGGCGCCGGCGCTGCCGGTGGTGCAGAACGTCGACGCCCAGGCGCACGATCAGGTCGAGGCGATCCGCGATGCGCTGGTGCGCCAGCTCTACCTGCCCGTGCAGTGGACCGGCTGCGTGCAGGCCCTCGCCGCGCGCGGCGTCACCCGCGTCGGCGAATGCGGCCCCGGCAAGGTGCTGGCCGGCTTGGTCAAGCGCATCGACAAGTCGCTGGATGCGCGCCCCCTGGGCGGCGTGGGCGATTTCGACGCCGCCCTGGCCGACTGGGCCTGA